A window from bacterium BMS3Abin08 encodes these proteins:
- the lutA gene encoding lactate utilization protein A, with the protein MISDEALIRELKNCILCGSCKAECPTYFLEHSESRSPRGRLSILHHVLKGDLEPSQDTVDRIYSCLLCGACKGTCSAGVDIVRALVRGRGLLRGADRSGWFLRRALSFVLRSPRLSLRGYSILRPLLKPLLVRSGLIDRSFTVGVPLPGSGGSVFGPDDPLKKKGRVVLFGGCSVRYLFPNLGEAFIRVCNRLGYEVVLPKGEVCCGAPLLDSGMIEMAAGFARKNRALFDSLKADALVSLCPTCVITLKDRYPELVGGGIEVMDSVSFLAGVIAPDDFFKLTAVYHDPCHSKYGSGLYEEPRALLKRLGVELKEIKGGCCGFAGTVSLRFRDMSLRLLESRVREFQGSGAEVMVTSCPGCIYQLSKVIKGDRVFHVVEVVDEAISQA; encoded by the coding sequence ATGATAAGTGATGAAGCTTTAATCAGGGAACTGAAGAACTGTATCCTCTGCGGAAGCTGCAAGGCGGAATGTCCTACGTATTTCCTTGAGCATTCTGAATCCCGCAGCCCGCGTGGCAGGCTCAGCATACTCCACCATGTATTGAAGGGGGACCTTGAGCCCTCACAGGATACGGTTGACAGAATTTATTCGTGTCTCCTCTGCGGAGCCTGCAAAGGAACTTGTTCAGCGGGAGTTGATATCGTCCGGGCCCTTGTCCGCGGGAGGGGCCTTCTCAGGGGTGCCGACAGAAGTGGGTGGTTCCTGAGGAGGGCGCTTTCCTTTGTGCTTAGAAGCCCCCGGTTGAGTCTCAGGGGATACAGTATCCTCCGTCCGCTCCTGAAGCCGTTACTTGTCAGGAGTGGTCTCATTGACAGGTCATTCACTGTAGGTGTGCCCCTGCCCGGCAGCGGGGGTTCGGTCTTTGGGCCGGACGACCCCCTCAAAAAAAAAGGCAGGGTTGTGCTCTTCGGTGGATGTAGTGTGAGGTACCTTTTCCCGAATTTGGGAGAGGCGTTTATCAGGGTATGTAACAGGCTCGGGTATGAAGTGGTGCTGCCAAAGGGAGAGGTCTGCTGCGGAGCTCCGCTTCTTGATTCAGGCATGATTGAAATGGCTGCGGGTTTTGCACGCAAGAACAGGGCATTGTTCGATTCCCTCAAGGCGGATGCCCTGGTCTCCCTGTGCCCCACCTGTGTGATTACACTGAAGGACAGGTACCCCGAGCTTGTCGGCGGCGGGATTGAGGTTATGGACTCCGTGAGTTTTCTCGCGGGAGTGATAGCCCCCGATGATTTTTTTAAATTGACGGCGGTTTATCATGACCCCTGCCATTCAAAATACGGGTCAGGGCTCTATGAAGAACCGAGGGCCCTGTTGAAGAGGCTCGGTGTTGAGCTTAAGGAGATCAAGGGAGGCTGCTGTGGTTTTGCAGGCACTGTATCATTGAGGTTCAGGGATATGTCCCTGAGGCTTCTTGAAAGCAGGGTCAGGGAGTTTCAGGGATCGGGCGCCGAAGTAATGGTGACGTCATGTCCGGGATGTATTTATCAACTCTCAAAGGTGATCAAGGGGGACAGGGTATTTCACGTGGTCGAGGTCGTGGATGAGGCAATATCACAAGCATGA
- a CDS encoding DNA-directed RNA polymerase subunit P, whose protein sequence is MPIYEYKCLECGEDFEKLIFGSQEVSCPKCNSKDISKKFSVFGMSGVDKPFAGSSGCSSCGSSGSSCSSCG, encoded by the coding sequence ATGCCCATATATGAGTATAAATGCCTGGAGTGCGGAGAGGATTTTGAGAAGCTGATTTTCGGATCCCAGGAGGTTTCCTGCCCTAAATGCAATAGCAAGGATATCTCCAAGAAGTTTTCGGTCTTTGGGATGAGCGGGGTTGACAAGCCCTTTGCGGGCTCATCCGGCTGCTCCTCCTGTGGGAGCAGCGGCAGTTCCTGCAGTAGCTGTGGTTAG
- the galE gene encoding UDP-glucose 4-epimerase yields MKNIFVTGVAGFIGNKVAEVLLQEGHSVVGIDDLNDYYDARLKKWRLDRLGSFEGFHFVRGDIADYPLIKETFNENSFDSVINLAARAGVRASVKDPWIYLDTNLKGTLNLLECCRESDVGQFILASTSSLYGFNEMPFSETQNTDTPLAPYGATKKGAEALSYSYHYLYGINVTIPRYFTVYGPAGRPDMSIFKFIRNIDTGKPIPVYGDGKQTRDFTYIDDIASGTVLAMGVKGYEIINLGNDNSVGLMYVINLIEDALGMKADIKWLERHPADVEATWANIGKAKNILKWSPGVKIEEGIERTVKWYKENRDFILSLREVE; encoded by the coding sequence ATGAAAAACATATTTGTTACGGGTGTAGCGGGCTTTATAGGTAATAAGGTTGCCGAGGTGCTCCTGCAGGAAGGGCACTCAGTCGTGGGAATAGACGATCTTAATGATTACTATGACGCAAGGCTCAAGAAATGGAGGCTTGACCGCTTAGGGTCCTTTGAGGGTTTTCATTTTGTCCGGGGGGATATTGCCGACTATCCCCTGATTAAAGAGACATTCAATGAAAACAGCTTTGATTCCGTGATTAACCTTGCTGCTCGGGCCGGTGTAAGGGCCTCTGTGAAAGACCCCTGGATATATCTCGATACGAACCTTAAGGGGACACTGAACCTCCTTGAATGCTGCAGGGAATCAGATGTGGGACAGTTCATCCTTGCATCCACCTCCAGCCTGTACGGGTTTAACGAGATGCCCTTTTCCGAGACACAGAACACCGACACCCCCCTTGCCCCATACGGAGCCACAAAAAAAGGGGCCGAGGCGCTCTCCTACAGTTATCACTACCTGTATGGCATTAACGTAACCATACCGAGGTATTTTACCGTCTACGGACCTGCCGGACGGCCTGACATGAGCATCTTCAAGTTTATAAGGAATATTGATACCGGTAAACCGATCCCGGTCTATGGTGACGGCAAGCAGACGAGGGACTTTACATATATCGACGATATTGCCTCCGGCACAGTGCTTGCCATGGGGGTTAAAGGTTATGAGATAATCAACCTCGGGAATGACAACTCAGTGGGGTTGATGTATGTTATAAACCTCATTGAAGATGCCCTCGGCATGAAGGCCGACATCAAGTGGCTCGAGAGGCACCCCGCCGACGTTGAGGCCACATGGGCAAACATCGGGAAGGCGAAGAACATACTGAAATGGTCGCCCGGGGTAAAGATTGAAGAAGGTATCGAGAGAACAGTTAAATGGTATAAAGAAAACAGGGATTTCATACTTTCTCTGAGGGAGGTGGAATAA
- a CDS encoding N-glycosyltransferase, translating into MSVSVIIPTLNGAGTIGPLLRGLKDQTLPPDEIIVVDSSSDDDTAETVRGFGIEPLIIKREDFNHGDTRNMAAGMARGDMLVFMTQDVLPVDDRVIEELIMPLGDDRVAASFGRHIPRSDASAIEKFARTFNYPDRAVTKSSEDIEDLGIKTFFFSNVCSAVKKRAFFEVGRFPGVLLNEDMFLASKLILRGYKVAYQPSAKVYHSHNYSPLQQFKRYFDLGRVLKMSNIFSLVEPSGEGKRYLSDGMKYLLRKGRLDIALILLFDSISRYTGFVIGVRYKMVPRFLIRRLSMYGVDFQMDDFDILR; encoded by the coding sequence ATGAGTGTTTCGGTCATTATCCCGACCTTGAACGGGGCCGGCACCATCGGTCCCCTCCTGAGGGGGCTTAAAGATCAGACCCTACCTCCGGATGAGATCATAGTGGTGGATTCAAGCTCCGATGACGATACCGCTGAGACCGTCAGGGGTTTTGGGATCGAGCCGCTGATAATTAAAAGGGAAGACTTCAATCACGGGGATACCCGTAATATGGCCGCAGGGATGGCGAGGGGGGATATGCTTGTGTTTATGACTCAGGATGTCCTGCCCGTTGATGATAGGGTGATAGAGGAACTGATAATGCCTTTAGGAGATGATAGGGTTGCTGCTTCCTTTGGGAGGCATATCCCCCGAAGTGATGCGTCCGCTATTGAAAAGTTTGCCAGGACCTTTAACTACCCTGACAGGGCTGTCACCAAGAGCAGCGAGGATATAGAAGACCTCGGTATAAAGACCTTTTTCTTTTCAAATGTCTGTTCCGCCGTGAAGAAGAGGGCCTTTTTTGAGGTCGGCCGGTTCCCCGGAGTGCTTTTGAATGAGGATATGTTTCTTGCATCCAAGCTTATATTGCGGGGATACAAGGTAGCTTATCAGCCTTCGGCGAAGGTCTACCATTCGCATAACTATAGCCCTCTTCAACAGTTCAAGAGGTATTTTGATCTGGGCAGGGTACTGAAAATGAGCAATATCTTTTCTCTGGTCGAGCCCTCGGGAGAAGGGAAGCGCTATCTTTCAGATGGTATGAAGTATTTACTAAGGAAAGGCAGGCTTGATATTGCCCTGATTTTACTGTTCGACTCGATTTCAAGATACACGGGATTTGTTATTGGTGTCAGGTATAAGATGGTCCCAAGATTTTTGATTAGAAGGCTGAGCATGTACGGTGTTGATTTCCAAATGGATGATTTCGATATTCTGAGATGA
- the pglI gene encoding GalNAc(5)-diNAcBac-PP-undecaprenol beta-1,3-glucosyltransferase has translation MRETYPKPLVSVIVRTKDRPELLKRALKSIAGQSYRPVEVVLVNDGGCELDTEELRGILGDVVLEYFRHEDNRGRPVAGNTGLEHASGEYIAFLDDDDRYYENFISVLIDVMLKGAAGLVYGKCDCFQYKGQGRERLFTLGKPFNMYELFYRNFIPINSILTKKALLSDIGGFDPDFEIFEDWDLLFRLALKNDFLFVEEVVSEYSILGSATITYKGGHEYHKRYRDLFYKKHADFFGVDALEHCVLRTMEEKSGSLLEENKEVKRELSLIKDSKAWKLIRFYRKIKKMVL, from the coding sequence ATGAGAGAGACATATCCAAAACCCCTGGTGTCGGTAATTGTCCGGACCAAAGACCGTCCTGAATTGCTGAAAAGGGCGCTAAAGAGCATTGCCGGTCAATCATACAGGCCGGTAGAGGTAGTGCTTGTAAATGACGGGGGTTGCGAACTGGATACGGAGGAATTAAGGGGGATACTCGGCGATGTCGTTCTTGAATACTTCCGGCATGAAGACAATCGCGGGAGGCCGGTTGCCGGTAATACTGGGTTGGAACATGCAAGCGGGGAGTATATTGCTTTTCTCGATGATGACGACAGGTATTATGAGAATTTTATTTCCGTTCTTATTGATGTGATGCTTAAGGGGGCGGCGGGTTTGGTTTACGGGAAATGTGACTGCTTTCAATATAAGGGGCAGGGCAGGGAGCGGCTCTTCACCCTTGGGAAGCCCTTTAACATGTACGAGCTGTTTTACAGGAACTTTATCCCGATAAATTCAATTCTTACAAAAAAAGCCCTTTTGAGCGATATAGGGGGCTTTGATCCGGATTTTGAAATCTTTGAAGACTGGGACCTTCTTTTCAGGCTTGCGCTAAAAAACGACTTTCTTTTTGTTGAAGAGGTTGTATCTGAATATTCAATATTAGGCAGTGCAACCATAACGTACAAGGGCGGGCACGAGTATCATAAGCGGTACCGGGATTTGTTTTATAAGAAGCATGCGGATTTTTTTGGTGTCGATGCCCTTGAGCATTGTGTGTTGAGGACAATGGAGGAGAAGAGCGGGAGTTTGCTTGAGGAGAACAAAGAAGTCAAGAGGGAGCTGTCTCTTATAAAGGATTCAAAGGCATGGAAGCTGATCCGGTTTTACAGGAAGATAAAGAAGATGGTTTTGTAA
- the hyaD gene encoding hyaluronan synthase — protein MELKRRLFKLSSYIRSFPGFIMEKDEGYLRRFTSSEWIEYELWLFRHRGFTLHSLSEMYNTSRTFKIKPKISIIMPVYNPAPDEFYMAIRSVLWQSYPFWELCLVDDASESRSYLNALGRIRDKRIKVYFKESNSGIAETSQYALEKATGDYVALMDQDDELYPDALYAFVRELQEKEIDYFYSDRDMLSPNDRRYMHLFKPDWSPEYLLSFNYASHLEIYARHLVTEVGGFDSRYEGSQDYDLVLKVAGNTEKVVHYPMVLYSWRQSQRSVAMEPGRKGYAFESGVRVVYDQLKRRNLPVREVFEDKDLWRGHYRITWDEEELAHEKIALIAVGRSFEERSRICSLVKQYLNRFDVECFLSDYRVSDINDTLRRIKAGRKVFFAVDAIDTIVTPGMVDMLGYLRIDGVSVTGAKFYDGNRIFNVGISVSDSGKILLAYRNGAFEEKGYGAVASVPRNVSFVYPAFWCSPIGVLRQNGYLDEDCSYFLSCMRFYIKTVNLNERIVCVPYMGLNVDMGKTDYKADLEDLREEISGTGFRDPYYNPNLTDINEDFGIKL, from the coding sequence ATGGAACTCAAAAGAAGGCTATTTAAGTTAAGCAGCTACATCAGGTCCTTCCCCGGGTTTATTATGGAGAAAGATGAGGGGTATCTAAGGCGGTTTACCTCTTCGGAATGGATCGAGTATGAGCTGTGGCTGTTCCGGCACAGGGGTTTTACCCTCCACAGCCTTTCTGAAATGTATAACACATCAAGGACGTTTAAGATAAAACCGAAGATATCGATAATTATGCCGGTTTACAATCCCGCCCCTGATGAGTTTTATATGGCGATTAGATCGGTTTTATGGCAATCCTATCCCTTCTGGGAGTTATGTCTGGTGGACGATGCCTCTGAATCAAGGTCATATTTAAACGCCCTGGGCCGTATACGGGATAAGAGGATAAAGGTCTATTTTAAGGAGAGCAATTCCGGCATTGCCGAAACTTCGCAGTATGCACTGGAGAAAGCGACGGGAGATTATGTGGCGTTGATGGATCAGGATGATGAGTTATATCCGGACGCACTTTATGCCTTTGTCAGGGAGCTGCAGGAAAAGGAGATAGACTATTTCTATAGCGACAGGGACATGCTTTCCCCCAACGACAGGAGATATATGCATCTTTTTAAGCCTGACTGGTCTCCCGAATATCTCCTTTCATTTAATTATGCCTCTCATTTAGAGATTTATGCCAGACATCTGGTTACAGAAGTGGGTGGCTTCGACAGCAGGTATGAAGGTTCCCAGGATTACGATCTCGTATTAAAGGTTGCCGGGAATACGGAAAAAGTGGTGCATTATCCAATGGTGTTGTATAGCTGGAGACAGTCACAAAGAAGCGTTGCCATGGAACCGGGCCGGAAGGGTTACGCCTTTGAATCCGGCGTCAGGGTCGTATATGATCAGCTTAAAAGGAGGAATCTGCCCGTAAGGGAGGTGTTCGAGGATAAAGACCTATGGCGGGGACATTACAGGATAACGTGGGATGAAGAGGAATTGGCGCATGAGAAAATAGCCCTGATTGCAGTCGGGAGAAGTTTTGAGGAGAGAAGCAGGATCTGTAGTTTGGTGAAACAATACCTGAACCGTTTTGATGTGGAGTGCTTTCTCTCTGATTACAGAGTGAGTGATATCAACGATACACTGAGAAGGATCAAGGCCGGCAGGAAGGTTTTTTTTGCTGTCGATGCAATAGATACTATTGTAACTCCCGGCATGGTTGATATGCTCGGATACCTGAGGATAGATGGAGTATCCGTCACGGGTGCGAAGTTCTATGACGGCAACAGGATATTTAATGTTGGAATTTCCGTTTCGGATTCAGGTAAAATTCTGCTTGCATACAGAAACGGGGCATTTGAAGAAAAGGGCTATGGGGCGGTTGCATCCGTTCCCAGGAACGTTTCTTTCGTATATCCCGCTTTCTGGTGTTCTCCCATAGGTGTTCTCAGGCAAAATGGTTATCTTGATGAGGACTGCAGTTACTTTCTGTCCTGCATGAGGTTTTACATCAAGACCGTTAACCTCAATGAGAGGATCGTCTGTGTGCCCTATATGGGTCTGAATGTTGATATGGGTAAGACCGATTATAAGGCCGACCTGGAGGATCTCCGTGAGGAGATATCCGGAACGGGTTTCAGGGATCCATATTACAACCCGAACCTTACAGACATCAACGAGGATTTCGGGATTAAACTATAA
- the glfT2 gene encoding galactofuranosyl transferase GlfT2, with product MPAPPVLIIIVTFNKKDYVVNLLESLGELDYDNCDVVVVDNASIDGTADSIRESFPHVKVIENAENTGGSGGFNTGLSYAFGQDGYKYYYLLDNDVVVSKNSLSELVKVLESDEGIAVAGSQMCQLDNPEVTNEVGAYVDLNYGGLVLNRHLTRKSNNRSGIYDVDYVAAASLVVRADVARKAGLWEDFFIHFDDVEWCLRIKGLGYRIAAVADSVIWHLSAAEKPVTWQQYYDVRNMLFLLKKYASLSDVRRFLVRKCLQAVEIELRGLSPMAEMLLYAVEDFKNDRRGGRNFDLPRGYSEDDIKSTHPDSGVLVVQSEWFDVQGFPFDSGYERTIKDLIIPPYLVDALWYWKRNGRIIPRMNRATPKKFLMMVLGLAGYRKYERAYVDIRYMPYFASLLARELVVKIDDTYWLLDRRPLSVYRSVMRRGLKAFKNICLSFFIK from the coding sequence ATGCCAGCCCCGCCGGTGTTAATAATAATTGTTACCTTTAATAAGAAGGATTATGTTGTAAACCTGTTGGAATCTTTAGGCGAACTGGACTATGACAACTGCGATGTCGTGGTTGTGGACAATGCCAGCATTGACGGGACGGCGGATAGTATAAGGGAATCGTTCCCCCATGTGAAGGTGATTGAAAATGCCGAGAATACAGGCGGCTCCGGGGGGTTTAACACCGGATTGAGTTATGCCTTCGGGCAGGACGGATATAAGTACTACTATCTGCTGGATAACGATGTTGTTGTATCAAAAAACTCACTGAGTGAATTAGTAAAGGTCCTTGAGAGTGATGAGGGTATTGCGGTTGCCGGTTCCCAGATGTGCCAGCTCGATAATCCGGAGGTTACTAATGAGGTAGGCGCCTATGTGGACCTGAACTACGGGGGGCTTGTTCTGAACCGTCATCTTACGAGAAAGAGCAACAACAGAAGCGGGATTTATGATGTTGATTATGTGGCTGCCGCTTCTCTGGTTGTGAGGGCTGATGTTGCAAGGAAGGCCGGGCTCTGGGAGGATTTCTTTATTCATTTTGATGATGTGGAATGGTGCCTCAGGATAAAGGGCCTTGGATACAGGATAGCGGCTGTGGCCGACTCCGTTATCTGGCACCTCTCTGCTGCTGAAAAGCCGGTTACGTGGCAACAGTACTATGATGTGAGAAACATGCTCTTTCTGTTGAAGAAGTATGCTTCATTGTCCGATGTGAGGCGATTTCTTGTCAGGAAGTGCCTTCAGGCCGTTGAGATCGAGTTAAGAGGACTTTCGCCGATGGCGGAGATGCTGCTTTATGCTGTTGAGGACTTCAAGAACGATAGGAGAGGCGGAAGGAACTTTGATTTACCCCGCGGCTATAGTGAGGATGATATCAAGTCGACCCATCCCGATAGCGGTGTATTGGTGGTTCAGAGTGAATGGTTTGACGTTCAGGGTTTCCCCTTTGATTCCGGATATGAAAGGACGATAAAGGACCTGATTATCCCCCCCTATCTCGTTGATGCGCTGTGGTACTGGAAGAGGAACGGGAGGATTATTCCACGTATGAACAGGGCAACCCCTAAGAAGTTCTTAATGATGGTTCTCGGGCTTGCCGGATACAGGAAGTATGAAAGGGCATATGTGGATATAAGATATATGCCGTATTTTGCATCCCTGCTCGCCAGGGAACTGGTTGTGAAGATCGATGATACATACTGGCTGCTTGACCGAAGGCCTCTATCGGTATACAGGAGTGTTATGCGAAGGGGGTTAAAGGCCTTTAAGAATATCTGTCTGTCATTTTTTATAAAGTGA
- the rfbD gene encoding UDP-galactopyranose mutase precursor, whose protein sequence is MYDFLIVGAGISGVTLARIFAEEGRKMLLIDRRDHIGGNCYDFYNTDGILIHKYGPHIFHTKHKAVWDFLSGFTEWRLYQHRVKAFIDGRYVTFPINLKTIRELYNKDLSPSEMRDFLDSRRVPVKNPSNAREAVISQVGEELFGKFFEKYTEKQWGMPADRLSPLVTQRIPVRFSSDDRYFDDPYQGVPLNGYTGMFRNMLNHKNIHVMLQADFRDLPSGIKFGGLVYTGPVDEYFGFQYGKLQYRSIDFDFRTYDVESYQDVAVVNYPNDYDFTRITEYKKLTGQKAGRTVVSFEYPTSDGDPCYPVPLEENHEMRDRYINRCKRLKSIFFAGRLGTYRYLNMDIACLEAMSLAKKLIG, encoded by the coding sequence ATGTATGATTTTCTAATTGTTGGAGCTGGTATCAGTGGTGTAACGCTTGCAAGGATTTTTGCAGAGGAAGGGAGAAAGATGCTTTTGATTGACAGGAGGGACCATATCGGGGGTAATTGTTACGACTTTTATAATACCGACGGTATCTTAATCCATAAATACGGTCCTCATATCTTTCATACAAAACATAAAGCGGTATGGGATTTCCTGTCGGGATTTACAGAGTGGAGGTTATACCAGCACAGGGTAAAGGCCTTTATCGACGGCAGGTATGTAACCTTCCCGATAAATCTCAAAACAATCAGGGAACTCTATAACAAGGATTTATCCCCATCTGAAATGAGAGATTTTCTTGACTCCAGGAGAGTGCCGGTTAAGAATCCGTCTAATGCAAGGGAAGCGGTCATTTCACAGGTGGGTGAGGAGTTGTTCGGAAAGTTTTTTGAAAAATACACTGAAAAACAGTGGGGGATGCCGGCGGACAGGCTTTCTCCTCTCGTTACACAACGGATACCCGTCAGGTTCTCCTCGGATGACAGGTATTTTGACGATCCATACCAGGGTGTCCCCCTGAATGGATATACCGGCATGTTCAGAAATATGCTGAATCATAAAAATATTCATGTTATGCTGCAGGCGGATTTCAGGGATTTGCCTTCAGGTATAAAGTTCGGGGGTCTTGTTTATACCGGTCCGGTGGATGAGTATTTTGGTTTTCAGTACGGAAAGTTACAGTACCGGTCCATTGATTTCGATTTCAGGACGTACGATGTGGAATCGTATCAGGATGTTGCAGTTGTCAATTATCCGAACGATTATGATTTTACGAGGATTACGGAATACAAGAAACTGACCGGACAGAAAGCCGGCAGGACCGTTGTCTCTTTTGAGTATCCCACGTCGGATGGCGACCCGTGCTATCCCGTACCACTTGAGGAGAACCATGAAATGCGTGACAGGTACATAAACCGATGTAAGAGGCTAAAAAGTATCTTCTTCGCCGGGAGGCTGGGGACCTACAGGTATCTTAATATGGATATTGCCTGTCTGGAAGCCATGTCTCTGGCTAAAAAACTGATAGGATAA